A window of the Lactuca sativa cultivar Salinas chromosome 7, Lsat_Salinas_v11, whole genome shotgun sequence genome harbors these coding sequences:
- the LOC111884721 gene encoding probable WRKY transcription factor 2 yields MGGFDDHGGIIGDWMPPSPSPRSFFAAMLGDDPGSRSVPDPPKHDTNNDTGFTFPGPNPQIGSENGDATKSSEFGDQKTSSRAPLVERMAARAGHNAPRLNTEIIKSSDNSQTQQSPYLFSPGVSPTSFLESPVFLSNSLVQPSPTTGKFQFVPNGNGRSSMMFLDSSNRVKENFFEDTNNTSFAFKPFPDSAPVSRDHVNPPFMSTQSFQHNETLVQSERQFPPQKIEPTQNETSSLHIRSGFLNGSSERSQEHHEDDADQRINGDIGNNSNSASSEDGYNWRKYGQKQVKGSEYPRSYYKCTHLNCPVKKKVERSHEGHITEIIYKGAHNHPKLGPTKRSGLGCSNMLSDMQGDGNDQGGNGGQWGQEGNYEVTSSGMAMQGQNGHFESSDAVDGSSTFSNDEEDDRATHGSVSLGYDGEGDESESKRRKVEAYAADVSGATRAIREPRVVVQTTSEVDILDDGYRWRKYGQKVVKGNPNPRSYYKCTSTGCTVRKHVERASHDLKSVITTYEGKHNHDVPAARNSSHANNNNNNNMTPEALSMPEPSRMQTAMARFDRAQAQVNHHYGLPGGGHGQMGGPTGSGTTHGYNGYPMSQQGPGGLAHMGLSLANHHHSHGKMPVLPVHHYLGQPQPLMLPKGEPKVEPMSDPGAPIYHQMMNRLPLGPQM; encoded by the exons ATGGGTGGATTTGACGATCATGGTGGGATAATTGGCGATTGGATGCCTCCGAGCCCTAGCCCTAGGTCTTTTTTTGCAGCTATGTTGGGGGATGATCCTGGTTCAAGATCAGTACCCGACCCTCCAAAACATGATACCAATAACGACACCGGGTTCACTTTCCCTGGACCAAATCCCCAAATCGGGTCTGAAAATGGTGATGCCACAAAATCAAGTGAGTTTGGTGATCAAAAAACGAGCTCAAGGGCACCTCTTGTTGAAAGAATGGCAGCTAGAGCTGGTCATAATGCTCCTAGGTTGAATACAGAGATTATAAAATCTTCTGATAATTCACAAACTCAACAATCTCCATATTTATTTTCACCTGGTGTTAGCCCAACTTCTTTTCTGGAATCACCTGTTTTCCTTTCCAACTCATTG GTTCAACCATCTCCAACTACTGGAAAGTTCCAATTTGTTCCAAATGGTAATGGTAGAAGCTCCATGATGTTCTTGGATTCCTCTAATAGGGTTAAAGAAAATTTCTTTGAGGACACTAATAACACTTCTTTTGCCTTTAAGCCTTTCCCAGATTCAGCTCCTGTATCTCGTGATCAT GTGAATCCACCTTTCATGTCTACacaatcttttcaacataatgaAACTCTAGTTCAATCTGAAAGACAATTCCCTCCACAAAAGATTGAACCAACACAAAATGAAACATCTTCACTCCATATTCGCTCAGGCTTTCTTAATGGCAGTTCTGAAAGATCTCAAGAACATCATGAAGATGATGCAGATCAAAGAATAAATGGAGATATTGGTAATAATTCCAACAGTGCCTCATCTGAAGATGGATATAATTGGAGGAAATATGGACAGAAACAAGTGAAGGGAAGTGAGTATCCAAGAAGCTATTACAAATGCACTCATTTAAATTGTCCTGTTAAAAAGAAAGTTGAAAGGTCCCACGAGGGTCATATAACTGAAATTATTTACAAAGGGGCCCACAATCATCCCAAACTCGGGCCCACTAAAAGATCTGGACTTGGATGTTCAAACATGTTAAGTGACATGCAAGGTGATGGAAATGACCAAGGTGGGAATGGTGGCCAGTGGGGGCAGGAAGGTAATTATGAGGTGACGTCTTCTGGGATGGCTATGCAGGGGCAAAACGGTCATTTTGAATCTAGTGATGCTGTGGATGGGTCCTCTACATTTTCAAATGACGAAGAAGATGACCGTGCGACACATGGCAGCGTGTCACTTGGTTATGATGGTGAAGGAGATGAATCCGAGTCTAAAAGAAG aaAAGTTGAAGCATATGCAGCTGATGTAAGTGGGGCCACCCGGGCCATAAGGGAGCCGAGGGTAGTTGTGCAAACAACCAGTGAAGTGGACATTCTTGATGATGGATACCGCTGGCGTAAATATGGACAAAAAGTTGTCAAAGGAAACCCAAATCCcag GAGTTATTACAAGTGTACAAGCACAGGATGCACAGTGAGGAAACATGTGGAAAGAGCTTCACATGATTTAAAATCAGTTATAACAACCTACGAAGGGAAACACAACCATGATGTGCCAGCTGCACGTAACAGTAGTCATgctaataacaacaacaacaacaacatgacTCCAGAAGCCCTATCGATGCCTGAGCCATCTCGTATGCAAACCGCCATGGCCCGCTTCGATAGGGCTCAGGCTCAGGTAAACCATCATTATGGTTTACCTGGTGGTGGTCATGGTCAAATGGGTGGTCCCACTGGGAGTGGGACCACCCATGGATACAACGGGTATCCAATGAGCCAACAAGGACCGGGTGGGTTGGCTCATATGGGTCTCAGTCTGGCTAACCATCACCATAGCCATGGGAAAATGCCTGTTCTTCCTGTTCATCATTATTTAGGTCAGCCACAGCCGTTGATGTTGCCAAAAGGTGAACCGAAGGTGGAGCCCATGTCGGACCCTGGTGCACCCATTTACCATCAGATGATGAACCGGTTGCCACTTGGGCCACAGATGTGA